TGGGTCTAGTGCGGGTGAGGGGGCTTTGGCAGGGTGCCCCGGGGGATGGGCAGGTGGGGAAGGGCTGAGGCCAGTCAGCCAGAGGGGCTAGGGGCCCTGGTAGTGGCCCAGTGACCCTCCTTGTGTTCCTTTCCAGCCCCACCAGCTGCTTCGGAATGGGCAGCCCTGAGGGGAATGGGCCGGCCTGGGAGGAGCCAGCTGCCCCTCGGGACGTGTTCTCAGGCCCTGCCCGTTGCCCGGCCCCGTACACCTTCTCCTTCGAGATGCTGGTGACTGGGCCATGCCTGCTGGCAGGTGGGTGCCCCTCCTAGCGTAGCTGCCTGGGACATATCTGAAGGCTCAGGGATGGGAGGAACACAGGACAAAAAGAAGACAGGGACCTAAGCCTTAGGAACCTCTAGTCTTACAGTGGGATCACCCCCTGGCCACTTCCACACAACAAACACACCCCTAGGTTTGTCAGCgtcatttatttatatcccaCTCCACTCACCAATGAGAAGAGAGATGCTTACAATGAGACCGGTCCAAGTGATGAAGTTGAGTTTTCTTGTGCATGAGGTGGACCAGGATGTTAAGTCAGCAGTTGGTTGATATAGAACTGTTTGGCCAGGCAGGAATGCACCTGGGAATTCTCCCAGTCCATGAAAGCAGGTAAATCCTCCCTTGTCCACTCCATAGCTTGGACTCTGAGAGCTGAGCTGAATCAGTCATGATCCTGACCCCCACCACTATTGCCTGGGAAGGTGATAATTGTGCTCTTAGTACTGGCTTGGGGTGGGGCAATCATCACCTCTCCCTGTCTCCACATCCCTCAGGCCTGGAGAGCCCCTCTCATGCTCTGCGGGCAGATGCCCCCCCTCATGCCAGCTCTGCAGCCACCATCTGTGTCACACTGGCAGAGGGCCACCACTGCGACCGGGCCTTGGAGATCCTGCTGCACCCCAGTGGTGAGAGACTGGGACACACAGTAGGCCAGCTCTGACCTGCTTCAGGACCACCTGGGTAGCATTTTTCAAGTGTAGATTTCTGGACCCTAAGCCGGACAACTGAGTCATTTGTGAGGGTGGGTCTGGTGGTACAGGGAGGCCGGACCGGCAAAGTTCTCCCGGGACAGTGGGCCTGAGCAGTTGGGGTCtagagacagggacttccctcacAGAGCTGGGTCCCCTTCTCCCCAGAGCCCCACCAGCCACACCTGATGCTGGAGGCCGGCAGCCTGAGCTCAGCAGAATATGAGGCCCAGGTGAGGGCCCGCCGGGATTTCCAGAGGCTGCAGCGAAGAGACAGTGCGGGGGACCGGCAGGTATGGCTGCCTGGGGTCCTGGCCTGGCCCCTGGTCCCACCACTTCTGGCTGTGTTAGTGCAGGAGGAGCAGGCTTACGTTGGGATGGGCAGGGGGCTTCTGCTCTCAGCAGGAGCTCTCAGTAGCTGCCACCACCCTCCCAGAGGACTGATGAGTATTTTCACAGGAGAGCCCACTCAAGTGTCCCTGGAATGTGTCTCGGAGGACTGGGGGTAGGACTGACCTAGGCAGAGGACAGCCACTTGTCTCTGCCCTCGCTTTTATTCAGATGACTACAAAAGGGTGCCCCCTCTGGGTGGACTGGATTGAAAAAGTCTCTGGGGCTAGGTCCTGCTGCCAGCCTAGGTCGGAGTTGCACTCTGCCTGGCCCAGGATGACTTGGGGCTCCCGTGCTCAGGTGTGGTTCCTGCAGCGACGCTTCCACAAGGACATCCTGCTGAACCCCGTGCTGGTGCTGAGCTTCTGCCCGGACCTGAGCTCCAAGCCTGGACACCTGGGCACAGCCACCCGGGAGCTCCTCTTCCTGTTGGATGGCAGCAGCATGGCACACAAGGCCTGTGGGAGCACGGTGTGGGCAGGCCTGGGGTCAGGTGCAGCAGTGGGTCTGAGGTGGGCTGGGGGCAGCCTCCCgaggacacacatacacacacacctctctctccttctcatgCTCATACATACATGCATTTCTCCCAGATTCCAAGAGCCTCTTTAATATGTAAAGTTACATTCAGTCACACCGAATCTCAAACCCAAGGATTCACATACACCTCCAGGGTCACATGCACAATCGTGTCTCACAGAGTCTCCCTCACATGCCAGGGTCTCACTTACAGTTTCACACACACAGGGCCTCACCCAGATTACCCCTCATTTTACACACGACCTGGAGAAAGCAAGCAATCTGGCATCCCTTGTTCTCTACCGGTGCCAGTGGGGCCTGCCTCACCCTGCCCTCCCTGGCTCTCCCCAGGATGCCATCATTTTGGCTGTGAAGTCACTCCCACCCCAGACACTCATCAACCTGGCCACGTTTGGCACATTGGTGCAGCCCCTCTTCCCAGAGAGCCGGCCTTGCAGTGACGTGAGTGTGGCCCAGGGCTTTGGGGGCCTAGACAGAGGCATCTCAGCCAGTGTGGCCCAGCCCATGTCCTTTTCCTCCAGGAAGCTGTGCAGCTGATCTGCAAGAGCACTGAGATGCTGCAGGCTGCGGGCGGCCCCCCGGATGTGAGGTCTGCGCTGGACTGGGCCCTGGGGCAGCCCCAGCACAGGGCCCACCCTCGGCAGCTGTTCCTGATCACCGCTGCCTCCCCCATGGCTGCTGCGACCCACCAAACCCTGGAGCTCATGAGGTGGCACAGGGGGGCAGCCAGGTAGGATGGAGTGGTCAGAGCCAGGCTCCTGAGACTGGCCTCCCAAAGAGGCTCCGGCAGGTCACGGCTGCTCCCCCTTCTCTTCTCAGGTGCTTCTCCTTTGGGCTGGGGCCTGCCTGCCGCCGGCTGCTGCAGGGTCTGTCTGCTCTCAGCAGGGGCCAGGCCTACTTCCTGAGACCTGGAGAAAGGCTGCAGCCCATGGTGAGCTAGAGCCTGGGCCCTGTTCCCTATTCGTCTAAGTCCTCCTCCCAAGTTGCACTGAGTCTGAAACAGAACCTGGTCAGGTCGTGGGGTCTCCAGGCACCCTGCTGTGGGGTGCTGCAGGAGGCCAGAGGTGTGGGGGACATGGCCTCTGACTGCTCCCCAAATCTTGCTCTCAGTTTTGTCTGGGTACTAAGCCATATCTTTGAAAAGTCTTGCCTTATCCACGTGGCACAGTTCAGGTCAGGAGAAGCACCGAGCCCTGAGCACTGAACACTCAATCCCCTTGCTTGTTCCTACCCCCATTCCTTCCCCCAACCGCAGCCGGACCCTGGTCCCCTCAGCCAGGGGCTGGGTAGATGGCATCAGCAGAAGGGCAGCCTTCCCACTCTGTTGGCTGTGTGGCACCTCTTTCTCTCCCATGGCCTCCCTCTGGTCACTCCTCACAGCTGGTGCAGGCCCTGCGGAAGGCACTGGAGCCCGCGTTGAGCGACATCTCTGTGGACTGGTTTGTGCCTGATGCGGTGGAGGCACTGCTGACGCCCCGGGAGATCCCAGCGCTCTATCCTGGGGACCAGCTGCTTGGTTACTGCTCGCTCTTCAGGGTGGACGGCTTCCGGTCCCGCCCCCTAGGGGTAAGCCTGGGCTGGGTGTGGGAGGTGGGCCTGGGATGGCTGAAGCCCCTGCATCTCTGCAAAACCCATTTCCTAGTCCCTGTGCCTCTCTCTGCCAAACGCTCCTACTGCTATACCCACTAGACCTCCTTAGAGACCATACTGGGTCCCTCAAAGGACTGCAGCCTGCCTCCCTCATAAGGTCTTACACTGAGCTGTCCTGTAAAGTGCTACCCTTGGTCACTAAAGTGCACCGTTACAGAGAACAGCGCCAGTATTAGTTTCAAGGTTTTTGTCAAAACTTGCTCATTACTTCACACAGTGCCTGCAAAAAGCACCATCTGGATTATTTCCTGTAACATTCAGGGACAGACAGAGCATTGTCTAGATGAAATCTCAGATCCCAACTCTGCCATATACTAACCATttgatttggggcaagtcacttaacctctctgagcccatttCCTTGTACTGATTTTTTTCATAAGGTTGTAATTAGAAGTCATAACATGTGTGCTCTTGGTAGGATACTTGACACATAGGAGGAGTTGGAAAaatgattgttatttttattatgaaaagctTTATCTCTCTAGAAGAACCAAGCAGGCTTCCTCCTTTTTGATTAGGAGAGCTGTATAATGGACTGTTTGTCTTTTTCcctggctgccaggaagctcagggCCAAACCTGAAGCTCAGCCACAGCAGCCCTAGTAACCCTATGGTCAGCATGTATGCTTCCTCTTTCCTTAGTACTGGGCTTTCACTTCTGGTTTATTATCTTTATTGCCTCTTGCAGTGAGCCATCTTAAATCCTGTTTGGAAAGAGGTAGTATATAACTATaatcagttgttgtttttttcccccaacgtCTATCCCTCTCCAGGGCCAAGAGCCTGGCTGGCAGAGCTTGGGCAGCTCCGTGTTCCCATCCCCAGAGGAAGCACCATCTGCCACCAGCCCTGGCACCGAGCCCACTGGCACCTCAGAGCCACTGGGAACAGGCACAGTGTCAGCAGAGCTGTCCAgcccgtgggctgctggggactCAGATCCGAGTGAGTGGCTGAGTGTATGTGTGTTGGAGGAGTGGGCAGTGCGAGGGGCCAGGGTTGGGGCCTATTCTCCTGCCTCCCAATAGGTACTGATGCTCTGACAGACCCAGTCACGGACCCTGGACCTAACCCCTCTTCTGACACAGCCATATGGCGCCGCATCTTCCAGTCCTCGTACATCCGGGAGCAGTATGTGCTTACCCACTGCTCTGCCAGCCCAGAGCCAGGCCCAGGCTCCAAAGGCAGCAGCGAGTCCCCCGTCTCCCAGGGCCCTGGGTCGCCCAAAGGCAGTGCTCCCCTGGATCTCCCTTCTCAGCAGGGCTGTCGCAGCCTGGCCTGGGGGGAATCTGCTGGctcccactcctgccccctgcctccacccccaccGGCTCCAGTCAAGGTGAGATTCAATCCACATCCATCTACCATgtatccagcaaatatttattgaccattgGCTGTATGCCATAAATTGTGCAGTGGTTACTATTAAGTCTACCTGAAGAAATAGATGGGTAACGATGGTATAATGTATCATGATGATACCATGCAACATACACTGATGTGCACGGGGATGTGGCTTTATGGGGGTTCAGAGTCAAGGTGATTAACCCTGTCTGAGGGAGTCAGGAAAGCAAGAGCCACCTCTGGAAGAATAAGAAGTTAGCTAGGCAAAATGGGAGAAGACATGAATAAAAACAGACAAGCAATAACCTCAACTGAGACATAGGCATGGAGTGAGATGACGATGGGAAGGGGGTCAGGGGCCAGAAGGAGTCTGCCCACCCCTAAGGGTGGTGGGCAGCCATCCAGGGTTTCAGACAAAGGGGCATGTGGCCAGCTGTGTATGTATGTCTGATGGCCAGCAGCTCTGCATTCCTTGACCATTGGACCCCCCCACCCCTTCTCACATGCAGACTGGGGCCTTGAGTGCTGAGGTGCTAAGCTGTCGACGCAGAGCGGCTCTAACTGGCCGAAGCCTGTCATCCCCCCCAGGCCGGGTGAACTCAGTCCCTGGCCATCTCCGCCACCCCTCTCTGGGTGTAGCACCAGATGGGCCAGGCCCTGAGCCAGGGCAGCTGCTGGGACAGGGCCTGGATGACTCAGGTAAGGGTTATGGGGAGCCGGGTTCTGACACCAAGTAGACCTTGGGGAGGTGGAGCCCAGGGCACCCCACTGCCCCTGCTCCTACCATCGTCTCTTCCCAGGAAACCtgctctccccagcccccatGGACTGGGACATGTTGATGGAACCACCCTTCTTGTTCACGGCTGTTCCCCACAGTGGGGAGTCGGCCCCTCCAGCAATACCACTGCTTCCCCAGCCTCCGCGCTGCCATGTGGTGATCCGGGCCCTGTGCGGGGAGCAGCCTATGAGTTGGGAGGTGGGAGTTGGGCTGGAGATGCTGTGGGGGCCTAGGGATGCTGGCTCACTGCCTCCGTCAGCCCCTGAAAGAGAAAATGCTTGGGACCAAGCACTCCATCGACTGACAGCGGCTTCCGTGGTCCGGGACAATGAGCAGCTGGCTCTCCGAGGACAGGGTGAGACCAGGGCTGACCGGGGTGAGTTGCTGGTGGCTCCAGTCGGGGCTCAAGGAGCCTGTATGGGGCGGAGAGTGGCAGAGGCATAGGTCTGTGGGATCACTCGCTATACCTCACCTTGCTCACAAGTGATTTGAGGCGGCTCACCCAcattgtcaagaaaaaaaaattaagcagggCAACGGGGGAAAAGGGGATAATAAAAGGAAGCAGAGAATGAGATTATATCAAAGATGCACACCGTGAGGTTTTGTGCCCTTGCAAGCATGGGACTCCAAACTGGCAAGCTTCCTAGCAGCCAACAGAGAGGGAATTTCATCTTGTAATGATTCACAGTGCccataacataaaaacaaatctgTCATTTAGGAAGAttattaaaaaagttaaaatgtcagttcttcagttgcactagccacactTCAAGTGCTTAATAGTCACATGGGACTAGTGGCTACTATACTGGATCATGcagatgtagaacatttccatcattgcaggaaGTTCTGTTGGGCAGTGCTGAAATGAGTGGATGGAAAAGGTACCACAGTCAATGCCTCCTCTGGGCTGTATCCAGAATGTTGAATTTGTGGGTGGCCGGGGGCCTAGTCTTTCTACAATGTGGTTGAGTGTTCAGCCTAACCACTTCTTGTCAAAGCTGAGGAGTCTGAGCTGACCCCGAGAAGGAACTCCCCTCTGTTCAAAAGTGGACAGAAGGCTGGGAACTCCCGGGcggtcagtggttaggacttggagctttcactgccagggcccaggttcaatccctggttggggaactactaagatcccgcaagcctggaggcacagccaaaaaaaaaaaaaacgtgtacAGAGGGAGAAGCTATGGGAGcactgagatttttttctgtgaagcCCTTTGTAGAGAGTGAGTGCTGGGAGAACACCCCCCTCCCAGCCAGCATGTGGCTCCTTGGTTTTGCAGGTCATGCCCGGAGGTCCTGGCTCCGAGCCCTTCAAACAAGCAAGGTCAGCTCTGCCCCTTCCTTCTTCACCTGCCCTGTAGCTGTGGATGCTACCACTAGAGAGGTCCTACCTTCAGCCCTGCAGGTGCAGAGCTCAGGTAGGTAAGGTCCCTTCCAGGTGACCTCCCAGGTGCCGGTTCCCATCTCGCTGGCCACCCTCCAAGACATACCTCACCCCTGTCTTCTGTGCCCCTGCAGAGCCAGCTGAACCCCCAGGCACCCCTCCTGCCTCTCAAGGTCGTGTAGATGCAGCTCCTCTGCCCACAGTCGTCCACTCTAAAGGTAACACTCAAATTTGGGTAAATGGTAGGGACAAACCAGGCTTAGGGACCACCACTGAATGGCTCCAGTTCAGGACTTAAGGGAGGCTCTCTGGCAGGCGGCAGGGAGCCGGACCAAATTGGCAACTCCAGTTCTGCTTTGGGGGACCGCGCAGCCCCCATCGGAGGTCCCCATCGTCTGCCCCCCAAGCCTCCCTCTTGGCTCAGCCTGGGCCGTCGGAAGGCCAGAGGCCCAGACAGCCATAGACTCTGCAGCCCCAACACGGGCCAAGCCAGTGACAGCAACAGTGAAGGCAGCAACCATGACTACCTGCCCTTGGTGAGGACTCGGGAGGTGGAGGGTGGCGCTGCCAGGGCCAGGGCGCTGTCTCAGCTCgattctccccccacctcctctctcctcaGGTGCGCTTGCAGGAGGCGCCCGGCTCCTTCCGCCTAGACGCGCCCTTCTGTGCAGCGGTGCGCATCTCGCTGGAGCGCCTGTGCCGAGCCTCGCCCTTCGCTGCGCATCGCACCAGCCTCAGCCCCACCTCGGCCTCCTCTCCCTGGGCACTTCTAGGCCATGGTGCTGGCCAGGGTGACAGTGCCACGGCCTCTTGCAGCCCGTCCCCCAGCTCGGGCTCCGAGGGTCCAGGCCAGGTGGACAGTGGCCGGGGCTCAGACACCGAGGCCTCGGAGGGGGCGGAAGGGCCTGGTGGTGCCGACCTGCGGGGCCGGACTTGGGCCACCGCTGTGGCGCTTGCGTGGCTGGAACACCGCTGTGCTGCGGCCTTTGGTGAGTGGGAACTGGCAGCAGCTAAGGCTGACTGTTGGCTGCGGGCCCAGCACCTGCCCGACGGCCTCGACCTGGCCAACCTCAAGGCCGCAGCCCGGGGTCTCTTCCTGCTGCTGCGCCACTGGGACAAGAACCTGCAGCTGCACCTGCTGTGCTACAGCCCAGCAAACATGTGAGGGTCACCGGTTGCTCTGGCTGGCACCCCCCAACAAACTCAAGTCACTGCCACCCAGAGCCGGCCTCTTGGTGCTGGGAAGGGGTGGGCTGGTGACAGTCCGCCCCTACTGCTTTTTATTCCCTTCACAAAATCCTCTTGCCCCACTGAAAGTGCCTGCCTGTgctctctcctgctcctcccaccccacGCCCCTTCCCCTCTGAGCTCTGTGCAGTGCAGTAGAAGGGGAGAGAGCCACAGT
This genomic window from Kogia breviceps isolate mKogBre1 chromosome 5, mKogBre1 haplotype 1, whole genome shotgun sequence contains:
- the VWA5B2 gene encoding von Willebrand factor A domain-containing protein 5B2 isoform X2, with the protein product MPGLYCPSSWTPLPLTDSWVRACANGPCLSLRARLTYHNPQPQPVDGVFVYPLAEAEVVSGFEAEAAGRRVSFQLQSRRRSQAACCRAVGPALGASTPRRCAQGHLVLDLAQARSTLVLPTGLIAAAGTMTVTLRSSRELPSRPDGVLRVALPSVLTPLAPSGPLGPPRPPGLCDDSPTSCFGMGSPEGNGPAWEEPAAPRDVFSGPARCPAPYTFSFEMLVTGPCLLAGLESPSHALRADAPPHASSAATICVTLAEGHHCDRALEILLHPSEPHQPHLMLEAGSLSSAEYEAQVRARRDFQRLQRRDSAGDRQVWFLQRRFHKDILLNPVLVLSFCPDLSSKPGHLGTATRELLFLLDGSSMAHKDAIILAVKSLPPQTLINLATFGTLVQPLFPESRPCSDEAVQLICKSTEMLQAAGGPPDVRSALDWALGQPQHRAHPRQLFLITAASPMAAATHQTLELMRWHRGAARCFSFGLGPACRRLLQGLSALSRGQAYFLRPGERLQPMLVQALRKALEPALSDISVDWFVPDAVEALLTPREIPALYPGDQLLGYCSLFRVDGFRSRPLGGQEPGWQSLGSSVFPSPEEAPSATSPGTEPTGTSEPLGTGTVSAELSSPWAAGDSDPSTDALTDPVTDPGPNPSSDTAIWRRIFQSSYIREQYVLTHCSASPEPGPGSKGSSESPVSQGPGSPKGSAPLDLPSQQGCRSLAWGESAGSHSCPLPPPPPAPVKTGALSAEVLSCRRRAALTGRSLSSPPGRVNSVPGHLRHPSLGVAPDGPGPEPGQLLGQGLDDSGNLLSPAPMDWDMLMEPPFLFTAVPHSGESAPPAIPLLPQPPRCHVVIRALCGEQPMSWEVGVGLEMLWGPRDAGSLPPSAPERENAWDQALHRLTAASVVRDNEQLALRGQGETRADRGHARRSWLRALQTSKVSSAPSFFTCPVAVDATTREVLPSALQVQSSEPAEPPGTPPASQGRVDAAPLPTVVHSKGGREPDQIGNSSSALGDRAAPIGGPHRLPPKPPSWLSLGRRKARGPDSHRLCSPNTGQASDSNSEGSNHDYLPLVRLQEAPGSFRLDAPFCAAVRISLERLCRASPFAAHRTSLSPTSASSPWALLGHGAGQGDSATASCSPSPSSGSEGPGQVDSGRGSDTEASEGAEGPGGADLRGRTWATAVALAWLEHRCAAAFGEWELAAAKADCWLRAQHLPDGLDLANLKAAARGLFLLLRHWDKNLQLHLLCYSPANM
- the VWA5B2 gene encoding von Willebrand factor A domain-containing protein 5B2 isoform X1, giving the protein MPGLYCPSSWTPLPLTDSWVRACANGPCLSLRARLTYHNPQPQPVDGVFVYPLAEAEVVSGFEAEAAGRRVSFQLQSRRRSQAACCRAVGPALGASTPRRCAQGHLVLDLAQARSTLVLPTGLIAAAGTMTVTLRSSRELPSRPDGVLRVALPSVLTPLAPSGPLGPPRPPGLCDDRLGLCPTSCFGMGSPEGNGPAWEEPAAPRDVFSGPARCPAPYTFSFEMLVTGPCLLAGLESPSHALRADAPPHASSAATICVTLAEGHHCDRALEILLHPSEPHQPHLMLEAGSLSSAEYEAQVRARRDFQRLQRRDSAGDRQVWFLQRRFHKDILLNPVLVLSFCPDLSSKPGHLGTATRELLFLLDGSSMAHKDAIILAVKSLPPQTLINLATFGTLVQPLFPESRPCSDEAVQLICKSTEMLQAAGGPPDVRSALDWALGQPQHRAHPRQLFLITAASPMAAATHQTLELMRWHRGAARCFSFGLGPACRRLLQGLSALSRGQAYFLRPGERLQPMLVQALRKALEPALSDISVDWFVPDAVEALLTPREIPALYPGDQLLGYCSLFRVDGFRSRPLGGQEPGWQSLGSSVFPSPEEAPSATSPGTEPTGTSEPLGTGTVSAELSSPWAAGDSDPSTDALTDPVTDPGPNPSSDTAIWRRIFQSSYIREQYVLTHCSASPEPGPGSKGSSESPVSQGPGSPKGSAPLDLPSQQGCRSLAWGESAGSHSCPLPPPPPAPVKTGALSAEVLSCRRRAALTGRSLSSPPGRVNSVPGHLRHPSLGVAPDGPGPEPGQLLGQGLDDSGNLLSPAPMDWDMLMEPPFLFTAVPHSGESAPPAIPLLPQPPRCHVVIRALCGEQPMSWEVGVGLEMLWGPRDAGSLPPSAPERENAWDQALHRLTAASVVRDNEQLALRGQGETRADRGHARRSWLRALQTSKVSSAPSFFTCPVAVDATTREVLPSALQVQSSEPAEPPGTPPASQGRVDAAPLPTVVHSKGGREPDQIGNSSSALGDRAAPIGGPHRLPPKPPSWLSLGRRKARGPDSHRLCSPNTGQASDSNSEGSNHDYLPLVRLQEAPGSFRLDAPFCAAVRISLERLCRASPFAAHRTSLSPTSASSPWALLGHGAGQGDSATASCSPSPSSGSEGPGQVDSGRGSDTEASEGAEGPGGADLRGRTWATAVALAWLEHRCAAAFGEWELAAAKADCWLRAQHLPDGLDLANLKAAARGLFLLLRHWDKNLQLHLLCYSPANM